In Fibrobacter sp. UBA4297, the following proteins share a genomic window:
- a CDS encoding AI-2E family transporter: MQRNWTLDRVMRYVLIAAAVAVSLVVLNYLSGVLFPFFAAFLIAYIMDPLVCRLQIKFRYRVIAVVVVLLGAAIIIGGCMYFFIPKVMHEVQYLGTLISKIFTDSTWSDRIMTFLPADTWASVKTMISWNSIAEAMESLDVWSVVQTVSDRILPGAWDILSKTSTIVMGVSSAAVVFMYLVFIMLDMHKIRKGIRRLIPRRYRRDAGEFASATDKFMGTYFRAQSMVAFTVGVLYAIGFSVMGLPMGVAFGLFSGALNMIPYMQLTTIPLALLLAVVYALDKGMPFWEVAIIILAIYLVVQIIQDFFLVPHIVGKSMNLPPVGILLSLSIWGKLLGFLGLLVAIPFTCICLVYVEKLRDKADQYVEDAGRLAPKA, translated from the coding sequence ATGCAAAGAAATTGGACGCTTGATAGGGTGATGCGCTATGTGCTGATTGCAGCTGCTGTAGCGGTTTCTCTTGTGGTACTGAATTACTTGAGCGGAGTCTTGTTTCCGTTTTTTGCGGCGTTCTTGATTGCGTACATCATGGACCCGCTTGTCTGTAGATTGCAAATAAAATTCCGCTATCGCGTCATTGCGGTTGTGGTCGTGCTATTGGGCGCCGCTATAATTATTGGCGGTTGTATGTATTTCTTTATCCCAAAAGTTATGCACGAAGTCCAGTATTTGGGAACGCTCATTTCGAAAATCTTCACAGACTCTACTTGGAGCGACAGAATCATGACTTTCTTGCCTGCAGATACATGGGCTTCTGTAAAGACGATGATTTCTTGGAATAGCATTGCAGAGGCGATGGAATCGCTTGATGTGTGGAGCGTGGTGCAAACGGTCTCGGACCGCATACTCCCTGGCGCCTGGGATATCCTTTCGAAAACATCGACGATTGTCATGGGCGTGTCTAGTGCCGCAGTCGTGTTTATGTACCTTGTCTTTATTATGTTGGATATGCACAAAATAAGGAAGGGCATTCGTCGCTTGATTCCGAGACGTTACCGCCGCGATGCCGGAGAATTTGCTTCTGCTACGGACAAATTTATGGGCACGTATTTCCGTGCTCAGTCCATGGTAGCCTTTACGGTTGGCGTTTTGTATGCAATTGGCTTTAGTGTGATGGGACTCCCGATGGGGGTTGCTTTTGGACTTTTCTCTGGGGCCTTGAATATGATCCCGTACATGCAACTCACGACAATCCCTTTGGCCTTACTACTGGCTGTGGTTTACGCTCTGGACAAGGGAATGCCGTTCTGGGAAGTGGCCATTATCATCCTTGCGATTTACCTTGTCGTGCAGATTATCCAGGACTTCTTCTTGGTGCCTCACATTGTGGGGAAGTCGATGAACCTCCCGCCGGTCGGCATCCTCCTTTCGCTCTCGATTTGGGGCAAGTTGCTCGGCTTTTTGGGCCTTTTGGTGGCAATTCCGTTCACGTGCATTTGCCTTGTTTATGTAGAGAAATTAAGGGATAAGGCTGACCAGTACGTGGAAGATGCGGGCAGACTGGCGCCCAAGGCTTGA
- a CDS encoding PIN domain-containing protein, translating to MDKRFLLDSNLISELSKPQPNTNVLTNIQRFEPLCTISAITLQEALFGVELLPDGSRKNKLKEYVEIVKQKFDVIPYDATAAAYYAEVVAKCNKAGQPRPICDSQIAATALANDLILVTRNTKDFEPIAKITPLKLENWFEA from the coding sequence ATGGACAAGAGATTCTTGCTGGATTCCAACCTTATTTCCGAACTTTCCAAGCCACAGCCAAATACCAACGTTTTAACAAACATACAAAGATTTGAGCCTTTATGTACAATCTCGGCAATAACCTTGCAAGAGGCTCTCTTCGGTGTCGAACTCCTGCCAGACGGTTCCCGAAAGAATAAACTGAAGGAATATGTTGAAATCGTAAAGCAAAAATTTGATGTCATTCCGTATGACGCAACTGCAGCGGCTTATTATGCCGAGGTAGTCGCCAAATGCAACAAGGCCGGGCAACCAAGACCGATATGCGACTCTCAAATCGCAGCAACAGCCTTGGCCAACGATTTGATTCTTGTAACGCGGAATACAAAAGATTTCGAACCTATCGCAAAAATCACTCCCCTAAAATTGGAGAATTGGTTCGAAGCCTAA
- the carB gene encoding carbamoyl-phosphate synthase large subunit: MKIEGIDKVLIIGSGPIVIGQACEFDYSGTQACKALREQGYKIVLVNSNPATIMTDPVMADATYIEPLNVARLTQIIEKERPQALLPNLGGQTGLNLASALSKAGVLDKYGVKVIGVNLDAIERGEDREIFKETMQKLGIDTPRSGICHSVEEAEKIVAEIGYPVVVRPAYTMGGAGGGFCYNVEELRTICSNGLELSMTHQCLIEESILGWEELEVEVVRDSKNQMIAICFIENIDPVGVHTGDSFCAAPFLTIDKKLEEELKEKAFKIVESIGVIGGTNVQFAHDPKTGRVVIIEINPRTSRSSALASKATGFPIALISAKLAAGLTLDQIPYWRDGSLEKYTPSGDYVVLKFARWAFEKFRGVDDCLGTQMKAVGEVMAIGKTYKETLQKAIRGLENGRSGLGFAKDFNKKSKEELLEMLKTPSSERHFQMYEAIRKGATDEEIFAATYEKAYFVQQMRELVELEEEMLKTPGRLPSDELLVKAKKDGFSDKYIAKILGIREKDVRKKRTELGVVEGWCAVPVSGVENQFYYYSTYNCKDESTASENPKKIMILGGGPNRIGQGIEFDYCCCHAAMALREMGYETIMVNCNPETVSTDYDTSDKLYFEPVCLEDVLQIYHKEKPAGVIVQFGGQTPLNIARALSDEGVKILGTSIDSIDIAEDRDLFRKMMDQLGIPMPESGMATNIDEALACVKQIGGYPVMIRPSFVLGGRGMEVIYDENMLREYVAKAVGVTPDRPLLIDRFLHNALECEADALSDGEHVYIPSVMEHVELAGVHSGDSACIIPPVTITKENLATIKDYTRKIAEALHVCGLMNMQYAIEDGKVFVLEANPRASRTVPLVSKVCNTQMARLATRLMLGAKLEDLKLKDKKFNHHGAKEAVFPFDKFPKVDPVLGPEMRSTGEVLGLSDDYALAYYKSQEAAGSFLPNEGAVLISLSDKVNLSEQAIEIGKEFQKLGFKIYATEGTAKFYEKAGVKCEVVNKIAEGRPNVLDIILNKQVNLIINTPWAKRDAIKDESAIRKAAIKYKVPYITTLAGAYNTVKGIAAARNGHGAVKSLQEYHASIEEV, translated from the coding sequence ATGAAGATTGAAGGCATCGACAAAGTCCTTATCATCGGTTCTGGCCCGATCGTGATCGGTCAGGCTTGCGAATTCGACTATTCCGGCACCCAGGCTTGCAAGGCCCTGCGCGAACAGGGTTACAAGATTGTGCTCGTGAACTCTAACCCAGCTACCATCATGACCGACCCGGTCATGGCCGATGCCACCTACATCGAACCGCTGAACGTCGCCCGCCTCACCCAAATTATCGAAAAGGAACGCCCGCAGGCACTCCTCCCGAACTTGGGCGGTCAGACTGGTTTGAACCTCGCCTCAGCACTCAGCAAGGCTGGCGTGCTGGACAAGTACGGCGTGAAGGTCATCGGTGTGAACCTCGACGCTATCGAACGCGGCGAAGACCGTGAAATCTTCAAGGAAACCATGCAGAAGCTCGGCATCGACACCCCGCGCTCCGGCATTTGCCACTCTGTGGAAGAAGCCGAAAAGATCGTGGCCGAAATCGGCTACCCGGTCGTCGTTCGCCCGGCATACACCATGGGCGGTGCAGGCGGCGGTTTCTGCTACAACGTGGAAGAACTCCGCACCATTTGCTCCAACGGTCTTGAACTCTCCATGACCCACCAGTGCCTCATCGAAGAATCCATCCTCGGCTGGGAAGAGCTGGAAGTCGAAGTGGTTCGCGATTCCAAGAACCAGATGATTGCCATCTGCTTCATCGAAAACATCGACCCGGTGGGCGTGCATACCGGTGACTCCTTCTGCGCAGCCCCGTTCCTCACCATCGACAAGAAGCTCGAAGAAGAACTGAAGGAAAAGGCCTTCAAGATTGTGGAATCTATCGGCGTGATTGGCGGTACCAACGTGCAGTTCGCTCACGATCCGAAGACCGGCCGCGTGGTGATCATCGAAATCAACCCGCGTACCAGCCGCTCCTCTGCCCTTGCTTCCAAGGCTACCGGCTTCCCGATCGCCCTCATTTCTGCAAAGCTCGCCGCAGGCCTCACCCTCGACCAGATTCCGTACTGGCGCGATGGAAGCCTCGAAAAGTACACCCCGAGTGGTGACTACGTTGTGCTCAAGTTCGCTCGCTGGGCATTCGAAAAGTTCCGCGGCGTCGATGACTGCCTCGGCACCCAGATGAAGGCCGTGGGCGAAGTCATGGCTATCGGCAAGACCTACAAGGAAACCCTCCAGAAGGCTATCCGTGGCCTCGAAAACGGTCGCTCCGGCCTCGGCTTTGCGAAGGACTTCAACAAGAAGAGCAAGGAAGAACTCCTCGAAATGCTCAAGACCCCGAGCTCCGAACGTCACTTCCAGATGTACGAAGCTATCCGTAAGGGTGCTACCGACGAAGAAATCTTCGCCGCCACCTACGAAAAGGCCTACTTCGTGCAGCAGATGCGCGAACTCGTGGAACTCGAAGAAGAAATGCTCAAGACTCCGGGCCGCCTGCCTTCTGACGAACTCCTCGTCAAGGCCAAGAAGGACGGCTTCAGCGACAAGTATATTGCCAAGATTCTCGGCATCCGCGAAAAGGACGTGCGCAAGAAGCGCACCGAACTCGGCGTGGTCGAAGGCTGGTGCGCAGTGCCGGTGAGCGGTGTTGAAAACCAGTTCTACTACTACAGCACCTACAACTGCAAGGACGAATCTACCGCTTCTGAGAACCCGAAGAAGATCATGATTCTCGGCGGTGGCCCGAACAGAATCGGTCAGGGTATCGAATTCGACTACTGCTGCTGCCACGCTGCAATGGCTCTCCGCGAAATGGGTTACGAAACCATCATGGTGAACTGCAACCCCGAAACGGTTTCTACCGACTACGATACCTCCGACAAGCTGTACTTCGAACCGGTCTGCCTTGAAGACGTGCTCCAGATTTACCACAAGGAAAAGCCGGCCGGCGTGATCGTGCAGTTCGGTGGCCAGACCCCGCTGAACATCGCCCGCGCCCTCTCCGACGAAGGCGTGAAGATTCTCGGTACCAGCATCGACTCCATTGATATCGCTGAAGACCGCGACCTGTTCCGCAAGATGATGGACCAGCTTGGCATCCCGATGCCGGAAAGCGGCATGGCCACGAACATCGACGAAGCCCTCGCTTGCGTCAAGCAGATCGGTGGCTACCCAGTGATGATCCGCCCGAGCTTCGTGCTTGGCGGCCGCGGCATGGAAGTCATCTACGACGAGAACATGCTCCGCGAATACGTGGCAAAGGCCGTGGGCGTGACCCCGGACCGTCCGCTCCTCATCGACCGCTTCCTCCACAACGCTTTGGAATGCGAAGCCGACGCCCTCTCCGACGGTGAACACGTTTACATCCCGTCCGTGATGGAACACGTTGAACTTGCCGGTGTCCACTCCGGTGACTCCGCTTGCATTATCCCGCCGGTAACCATCACGAAGGAAAACTTGGCAACCATCAAGGATTATACCCGCAAGATTGCCGAAGCCCTCCACGTTTGCGGCCTCATGAACATGCAGTACGCTATCGAAGACGGCAAGGTGTTCGTCCTCGAAGCGAACCCGCGTGCCTCCCGCACTGTGCCGCTGGTCTCCAAGGTTTGTAACACGCAGATGGCCCGCCTCGCGACCCGCCTGATGCTCGGTGCCAAGCTCGAAGACCTGAAGCTCAAGGACAAGAAGTTCAACCACCACGGCGCCAAGGAAGCTGTGTTCCCCTTCGACAAGTTCCCGAAGGTGGACCCGGTTCTCGGCCCCGAAATGCGCTCCACCGGCGAAGTCCTCGGCCTCTCCGACGACTACGCCCTCGCTTACTACAAGAGCCAGGAAGCCGCAGGTTCCTTCCTCCCGAACGAAGGTGCCGTGCTGATTAGCCTCTCCGACAAGGTTAACTTGTCTGAACAGGCCATCGAAATCGGTAAGGAATTCCAGAAGCTCGGCTTCAAGATTTACGCCACCGAAGGCACCGCCAAGTTCTACGAGAAGGCCGGCGTCAAGTGCGAAGTCGTGAACAAGATCGCCGAAGGCCGCCCGAACGTCCTCGACATCATCCTGAACAAGCAGGTGAACCTCATCATCAACACGCCGTGGGCAAAGCGCGACGCCATCAAGGACGAAAGCGCCATCCGCAAGGCCGCCATCAAGTACAAGGTGCCTTACATCACGACCCTCGCCGGTGCGTACAACACCGTCAAGGGCATCGCCGCCGCTCGCAACGGCCACGGTGCTGTTAAATCTCTTCAGGAATATCACGCGAGCATCGAAGAGGTGTAA
- a CDS encoding transposase, translating into METWVGIDISKDTFDAAWIMDGKKNHLKLENGSSGFKRLLNEVPAGSRFAMEATGEYHLNCTRYLSSRGNPVAVFNPFAVKMHMQSDLRRCKNDRADAYSIAKFAAEKNTVCWSCPTDDEIRLKHLDAVIDNLQKQIRQSKNVLHSLTQVNLSDDQAVSIIKKTISSLETLMERARNRQLEMVKTSRKEEIALACSIPGIGLETSLKFFTHVGNIKKFDSSRSLISWIGLTPRNAQSGTNCDAHDNYDPLGWQGDGENADGFGAHYQKPGEGDTTKFIGCRSWWNSDDGFDFINQEFPVVLENCYAMGNGYSDYGLGNPKNGNGHGIKMGESTLGGGRHTIKFCAAWKNKATGFYANYTGVGSKWLNNTSYMNKDREFAMASTLFDSEGNRIAEVAPLTDDNAHVLKNNIAFPNRNSQVGECWEKIESQNIDHYVECPAGENNTWNLNLDLTEDDFVSLDDPSMTVTGKDLSTIAGILGPRNADGSIPDVGFLKLKKGSRAIDKGEDLGFPFVGEAPDLGAFEY; encoded by the coding sequence ATGGAAACATGGGTCGGCATCGACATCTCCAAGGACACTTTCGACGCAGCCTGGATTATGGACGGCAAGAAGAATCATCTGAAGCTGGAAAACGGTTCCAGCGGTTTCAAACGTCTTCTGAACGAAGTGCCGGCCGGGTCTCGTTTTGCGATGGAAGCTACAGGAGAATATCACCTGAACTGCACCAGATACCTGTCCAGCCGCGGGAATCCGGTTGCAGTCTTCAACCCGTTTGCCGTGAAAATGCATATGCAAAGCGACCTCAGACGCTGCAAGAACGACAGGGCCGACGCCTATTCGATAGCGAAATTCGCAGCGGAAAAGAATACCGTTTGTTGGAGTTGTCCGACAGACGACGAAATAAGGCTCAAGCATCTTGATGCCGTTATAGACAACTTGCAGAAACAGATCCGTCAAAGCAAGAACGTGCTGCATTCGCTAACCCAGGTCAATTTAAGCGACGACCAGGCCGTTTCCATCATCAAGAAAACAATATCCAGTCTGGAAACCCTCATGGAAAGAGCCAGAAACAGGCAACTTGAAATGGTCAAGACCAGCAGGAAAGAAGAAATAGCCTTGGCATGTTCCATTCCCGGGATCGGTCTGGAAACATCGCTGAAGTTTTTTACGCACGTTGGAAATATCAAAAAATTCGACAGTTCCAGAAGCCTAATTTCCTGGATTGGCCTGACTCCGCGGAATGCACAATCGGGGACAAACTGCGATGCCCACGACAACTACGACCCCTTGGGCTGGCAGGGCGACGGCGAAAACGCCGACGGTTTCGGTGCGCACTACCAGAAACCAGGCGAGGGCGATACGACCAAGTTCATTGGGTGCCGTTCCTGGTGGAACAGCGACGACGGATTCGACTTCATCAACCAGGAATTCCCTGTGGTGCTGGAAAACTGCTACGCCATGGGGAACGGCTACAGCGATTACGGGCTTGGAAACCCAAAGAACGGCAACGGACACGGCATCAAGATGGGCGAAAGCACGCTCGGTGGCGGGCGGCATACCATCAAGTTCTGCGCCGCCTGGAAAAACAAGGCGACGGGCTTTTACGCGAATTACACCGGCGTGGGCAGCAAGTGGCTCAACAATACGTCGTACATGAACAAGGACCGCGAATTTGCCATGGCATCGACGCTCTTCGATTCTGAAGGGAACCGCATTGCCGAGGTGGCGCCGCTCACCGACGACAACGCGCACGTGCTCAAGAACAACATCGCCTTCCCGAACAGGAATTCGCAAGTCGGGGAATGCTGGGAAAAGATTGAAAGCCAGAACATCGACCACTATGTGGAATGCCCCGCCGGCGAGAACAACACGTGGAACCTAAATCTCGACTTGACCGAGGATGACTTCGTGAGTCTCGATGACCCGAGCATGACCGTGACCGGCAAGGACCTCTCGACCATCGCGGGAATCTTGGGCCCGCGCAACGCGGACGGCAGCATACCCGACGTGGGCTTCTTGAAACTCAAGAAGGGGAGCCGCGCTATTGACAAGGGCGAAGATCTCGGATTTCCGTTTGTGGGCGAGGCGCCCGACCTTGGCGCATTCGAATACTGA
- a CDS encoding GGDEF domain-containing protein, with amino-acid sequence MFAEIGTRADMTRKQIEHLQRLLKIPIIVQDVGLFISFVVVPDFWIDDKLEPVDLYYVVLSLLPLLYWIAATVRGLARVRNAQNRPNLRTYLIVSSYTPGVLIAGGAQIFFAMTSPIFCFWCTFIILFAYLHLQNQLISMDPLTMLNNRNRLNDYLRQQHEVEDSYVIMVDVDHFKQINDTYGHAEGDRALIVVSQALKKACERLNFSIFLCRYGGDEFLLIAHTDAPDEVVQKIKACLQEEISVQEGKRSYNIEVSVGYARWDGNSENFKECMINADKKMYEDKRLA; translated from the coding sequence ATGTTTGCTGAAATTGGCACTCGTGCGGATATGACGCGCAAGCAGATAGAGCATCTCCAGAGATTGCTGAAAATTCCGATTATAGTGCAGGATGTCGGACTGTTTATTTCGTTTGTCGTGGTTCCTGATTTTTGGATAGATGATAAACTTGAACCTGTAGACCTCTATTACGTGGTTTTGTCGCTGTTACCGCTGCTTTATTGGATTGCTGCTACGGTTCGCGGACTTGCCCGTGTAAGGAATGCTCAAAATCGTCCGAATTTGCGAACGTACTTGATTGTGTCAAGCTATACGCCGGGTGTGCTGATTGCTGGCGGGGCTCAGATATTTTTTGCGATGACATCGCCGATATTCTGCTTCTGGTGTACGTTTATTATTTTGTTTGCGTATCTACATTTGCAAAACCAGCTGATATCGATGGATCCTCTGACGATGCTCAACAACCGTAATCGTTTGAATGACTATTTACGCCAACAGCACGAGGTTGAAGATTCCTATGTGATTATGGTGGATGTGGATCATTTTAAGCAAATTAACGATACATACGGCCATGCCGAGGGAGACCGCGCGCTTATTGTTGTCTCGCAGGCTCTCAAGAAAGCTTGTGAACGTCTGAATTTTTCAATTTTTCTGTGCCGCTATGGTGGTGACGAATTTTTACTGATAGCTCATACCGATGCGCCAGACGAAGTTGTACAGAAAATCAAGGCATGCCTGCAAGAAGAAATTTCTGTGCAGGAGGGGAAGCGTTCCTATAATATTGAAGTGAGTGTAGGCTATGCCCGTTGGGATGGCAATTCGGAGAACTTCAAGGAATGTATGATTAATGCCGACAAGAAAATGTACGAGGACAAGCGCTTGGCTTAG
- a CDS encoding TIGR02147 family protein, translated as MKAIIEYSDFRQYMRDFYEERKLRHVFSWREFSKAAGFTSSSYMKVVCDGKSNLSRIGVERTGQAMGLVGFEMDYFRAMVNFGQETDEVKKKAAYAEMLEIARVHKVRVVEGDLFEFYESWRNPVLRELAPLMPGATPGELAKMCYTDVSAADIKQSLDFLVKAGFLNKTGENTYTQTETSIKGSPEATKLAIRDMHREMAKIAANSLDLARTERNFTGVTMGISKDSYEQIVKELDECRRKIVSIAAGDKNIEQVYRLNLQLFPLTRKAKEKGND; from the coding sequence ATGAAAGCGATTATCGAATACTCTGACTTCAGGCAGTACATGCGCGACTTTTACGAAGAGCGCAAGCTGCGACATGTTTTCTCGTGGCGTGAATTTTCCAAAGCCGCCGGTTTCACCTCGTCCTCCTACATGAAGGTCGTCTGCGACGGGAAAAGCAACCTGAGTCGAATCGGTGTCGAACGTACCGGGCAGGCCATGGGGCTAGTCGGGTTCGAGATGGACTACTTCAGGGCGATGGTCAACTTCGGCCAAGAAACGGACGAAGTGAAAAAGAAAGCCGCCTACGCCGAAATGCTAGAAATCGCGAGAGTCCACAAAGTCCGAGTTGTCGAAGGCGATCTTTTTGAATTTTACGAAAGCTGGCGCAATCCGGTTTTGCGAGAACTCGCCCCGCTCATGCCAGGCGCCACTCCGGGCGAACTCGCCAAGATGTGCTACACGGATGTTTCCGCGGCCGACATCAAGCAATCCCTCGATTTTTTGGTCAAGGCAGGGTTCCTCAACAAGACCGGAGAGAACACCTACACCCAAACCGAGACATCCATCAAGGGTTCTCCAGAAGCAACCAAACTCGCCATCCGCGACATGCACCGTGAAATGGCGAAAATTGCAGCCAATTCGCTCGACCTCGCCCGCACCGAGCGCAATTTCACTGGCGTCACCATGGGCATTTCCAAGGACTCTTACGAACAAATCGTCAAGGAACTCGATGAATGTCGCCGCAAAATCGTGAGCATTGCTGCAGGCGATAAAAACATTGAACAAGTTTATAGACTAAATTTACAGTTATTCCCTCTCACAAGGAAAGCGAAGGAGAAAGGCAATGACTAA
- a CDS encoding adenine-specific methyltransferase EcoRI family protein, producing the protein MPNADFLHKAKKNKNDEFYTQYADIQKEVNAYLEYNPDVFRDKTVLLPCDDPEWSNFTKFFAQNFETFGLKKLISTSYAIESKNVDWDWQPTLFETENPLFSMDKTKIKGKIFTLTKDENADGKINIDDLKWNYMEGDGDFRSEEVQRLKDEADIIITNPPFSLFKEFFTWLIDSQKQFLIIGNINAISYKEIFLQIKNNEVWLGNGMGRWISGFIVPDGYELYGTEARVDENGNRIVATNNCLWLTNLEHGRRHQPLELNTIAQNIKHSKHKEVRENGYPKYDNYDAIDVPFTDAIPCDYKGVMGVPITFLDKYCPDQFEILGQMVTTKIDEYNFGYPYINGKKVYARILIKNKK; encoded by the coding sequence ATGCCCAATGCCGATTTTTTACACAAGGCCAAAAAGAACAAAAATGATGAGTTCTATACCCAGTATGCGGATATACAAAAAGAAGTAAACGCATATCTCGAATATAATCCAGATGTGTTTCGCGACAAAACAGTTCTGTTGCCCTGTGATGACCCTGAGTGGAGTAATTTTACAAAGTTCTTTGCTCAAAATTTTGAAACTTTTGGACTCAAGAAACTTATTAGCACGAGCTACGCCATTGAAAGCAAGAACGTGGACTGGGACTGGCAGCCGACGTTGTTTGAAACAGAAAATCCATTGTTTAGTATGGATAAGACAAAAATCAAGGGAAAGATTTTTACGCTGACGAAGGATGAAAATGCCGATGGTAAAATCAACATCGACGACTTAAAATGGAATTATATGGAGGGCGATGGAGACTTTAGAAGTGAAGAAGTTCAAAGACTCAAAGATGAAGCAGACATTATAATAACAAATCCTCCTTTTTCGCTTTTCAAGGAGTTCTTTACATGGTTGATTGATAGTCAAAAGCAGTTTTTGATTATTGGGAATATAAACGCGATTTCCTACAAAGAGATTTTCTTACAAATTAAGAATAATGAAGTATGGCTTGGCAATGGTATGGGACGGTGGATTTCTGGTTTCATTGTTCCTGATGGTTACGAACTTTATGGAACGGAAGCTCGTGTTGATGAAAATGGCAATCGCATTGTAGCGACGAATAACTGTTTATGGCTTACGAATTTAGAACATGGCAGGCGGCATCAACCTTTAGAGCTTAACACCATTGCACAAAACATTAAACACTCAAAACATAAAGAAGTGAGAGAGAATGGTTATCCCAAATATGATAATTATGATGCGATTGATGTTCCTTTTACAGATGCGATACCTTGTGATTATAAAGGTGTAATGGGCGTTCCAATTACATTCTTGGATAAATATTGTCCAGATCAGTTTGAAATTTTAGGGCAAATGGTGACAACTAAAATAGATGAGTACAATTTTGGCTATCCGTATATAAACGGAAAAAAGGTGTATGCAAGAATTCTTATAAAGAATAAAAAATAG
- a CDS encoding HNH endonuclease family protein → MKTELRTDFTIEQICKGFVYNTLENKGLYGLNGNLVIQPEYQRNYIYADGKKDVAVIDSILKGYPLGLIYFNRRQDGKLEILDGQQRITSIGRFVTGKFAIKDGNGMEQYFAGLNEEIQQKINNTKLLVYICEGEETEIKEWFKTINIAGVPLNDQELLNAIYSGSFVTKAKEQFSNSNSPKINVWSDYVSGSANRQDYLHTALEWVAARNSQSVEQYMSMHRNDTDINEIKIYFDTVIDWIDATFKETTSEMRGLEWGRLYEKFHTNGYNSDEVWKRVEELLADDFVTNNRGIFEYVLGGEEDKSLLNIRVFDERTKKAAYQKQTIEAQENGHSNCPYCAMSDNANKNKIWKLAEMDADHVTAWSKGGATDRANCEMLCKSHNRAKGNR, encoded by the coding sequence ATGAAAACCGAACTTCGCACAGACTTCACTATTGAACAAATTTGCAAGGGCTTTGTCTATAACACCCTCGAAAATAAGGGCTTGTATGGCTTGAACGGAAATCTCGTCATACAGCCGGAATACCAACGCAACTACATTTATGCCGATGGCAAGAAGGATGTCGCGGTTATCGATTCTATTTTGAAAGGCTATCCGCTAGGTCTCATTTATTTCAATCGCCGCCAAGACGGTAAACTTGAAATTCTCGACGGTCAGCAGCGAATTACTTCTATCGGTCGATTTGTTACGGGCAAGTTTGCCATAAAAGATGGAAATGGAATGGAACAGTATTTTGCCGGGCTTAACGAAGAAATCCAGCAGAAAATCAACAATACAAAATTGCTTGTCTATATTTGCGAGGGCGAAGAGACCGAAATCAAGGAATGGTTCAAGACAATCAATATTGCTGGTGTTCCGTTGAACGATCAGGAACTTTTGAATGCCATTTATTCGGGCTCCTTTGTGACTAAGGCGAAGGAACAATTCTCAAATTCTAACAGCCCAAAAATAAATGTTTGGTCCGATTATGTTTCGGGGAGTGCAAATCGTCAGGATTATCTGCACACTGCTTTGGAATGGGTTGCTGCCCGTAATTCGCAGAGTGTAGAACAATACATGAGTATGCACCGTAACGATACGGATATCAATGAAATCAAAATATATTTTGATACAGTAATTGACTGGATTGATGCGACATTCAAGGAGACGACGTCTGAAATGCGTGGCTTGGAGTGGGGGCGTCTTTACGAAAAGTTCCATACAAATGGCTACAATTCTGATGAGGTCTGGAAACGAGTAGAAGAACTTCTTGCCGATGACTTTGTAACGAATAATAGAGGAATCTTTGAATATGTTCTCGGTGGCGAAGAAGATAAGTCGCTATTAAATATCCGTGTTTTTGACGAACGAACGAAAAAGGCTGCTTATCAAAAGCAGACGATTGAGGCGCAAGAAAATGGACATTCCAATTGTCCTTACTGTGCGATGTCTGATAATGCAAACAAAAATAAAATTTGGAAACTTGCCGAAATGGATGCCGACCATGTGACTGCGTGGAGTAAGGGCGGCGCTACTGACCGAGCCAATTGCGAAATGCTTTGCAAGTCACATAACCGAGCAAAAGGGAATAGATAA
- a CDS encoding HU family DNA-binding protein: MNKQDLIEAVLANKEAGIESKAAAARAIDAVLDGIAAGIKKDGNVQLIGFGTFTVKSRAARTGRNPQTGATIKIKASKTVGFKAGAALKETAAKNKPAKK; this comes from the coding sequence ATGAACAAACAAGATCTCATTGAAGCCGTGCTCGCTAACAAGGAAGCTGGCATTGAATCCAAGGCTGCAGCAGCTCGCGCAATCGACGCAGTCCTCGACGGTATCGCTGCTGGTATCAAGAAGGACGGCAACGTCCAGCTCATCGGTTTCGGTACTTTCACTGTGAAGTCCCGCGCTGCACGTACTGGCCGCAATCCGCAGACTGGTGCTACCATCAAGATCAAGGCTTCCAAGACTGTCGGCTTCAAGGCTGGTGCAGCTCTCAAGGAAACCGCTGCTAAGAACAAGCCGGCTAAGAAGTAA